One part of the Stegostoma tigrinum isolate sSteTig4 unplaced genomic scaffold, sSteTig4.hap1 scaffold_335, whole genome shotgun sequence genome encodes these proteins:
- the LOC132208253 gene encoding probable G-protein coupled receptor 139 — translation MGLSDALAWYQSVLRIRFIFRDVQRIYFPLLAAVSVPLNVATIVILSRGKCGLSRCVTGYLLAMASADLLVVIFDVIWRHIPILFREDFLFLQDVEVCNIHAALLFAATDCSVWFTIAFTFDRTVAICNQKLKVKYCSEKTAATVVGTVTALSCFKNIIWCFMYNRTYRFVNDPMFCGIEISDPKLQLWASLELAHYAVTPCAPFALILLLNIFTVRHILVSSRARSRLRAHSKGESPRDPEMESRRRSIILLFAVSGNFIVLWAVFTVTAILQRISHLDLTISMPDYVPELGFMLQLLSCSTNTGIYAVTQSKFRGQFKSVVTYPICLLTKLTKQCVDGGRLLNSRS, via the exons ATGGGTTTATCTGATGCTTTGGCGTGGTACCAGAGCGTGTTAAGGATTCGCTTTATCTTTCGGGATGTACAAAGGATTTATTTTCCATTACTCGCTGCCGTTAGTGTGCCTC TTAACGTGGCAACGATTGTCATCCTCTCCCGCGGAAAGTGCGGTCTCTCCAGATGCGTCACTGGCTACCTCCTGGCCATGGCATCGGCGGACCTCCTCGTGGTGATCTTCGACGTGATATGGAGGCACATACCCATTCTGTTTCGGGAAGACTTTCTGTTTCTGCAGGATGTGGAAGTGTGCAACATTCACGCTGCCCTGCTttttgcagccactgactgttctgtttgGTTCACCATCGCGTTCACCTTCGATCGAACTGTGGCCATTTGTAACCAGAAGCTGAAAgtgaaatattgcagtgagaaaacggcggctacGGTTGTGGGAACAGTGACGGCGCTGAGCTGTTTCAAGAACATCATCTGGTGCTTTATGTATAACCGCACCTATCGTTTTGTAAATGATCCTATGTTCTGTGGGATCGAAATCAGTGACCCTAAATTACAGCTGTGGGCGTCTTTGGAACTTGCTCACTACGCTGTCACACCCTGTGCCCCATTTGCACTGATCCTGCTGCTCAACATTTTCACCGTCAGGCACATTTTAGTGAGCAGCAGAGCCCGCAGCagactccgggctcacagcaAGGGAGAGAGTCCCAGAGACCCCGAGATGGAGAGTCGAAGGAGATCCATCATCTTATTGTTTGCTGTCTCTGGCAATTTCATTGTCTTGTGGGCGGTGTTTACGGTGACCGCGATACTTCAACGAATCTCTCACCTGGATCTGACAATCAGCATGCCGGACTATGTCCCCGAGTTAGGCTTCATGCTCCAGCTCCTGAGTTGCAGCACGAACACTGGGATCTACGCCGTGACCCAGTCTAAGTTCAGAGGACAATTTAAAAGTGTGGTCACATACCCCATCTGCCTGTTGACGAAATTAACTAAACAGTGCGTGGATGGTGGGCGCCTCCTCAACTCCAGGTCATAA